CTCGTGTAGGGGTGCAGGGGGGTGCGGAACAGCTCTTCGGTGGAGGCGTGCTCCAGGATTCTGCCGGCGTACATCACGGCCACTCTCTGGGCTGACTCCGCCACTATTCCCAGGTTATGGGTGATGAGGAGCACCGACATGGTGCGCTCTTTTTTCAGGCCTTCCATCAGGTCCAGTATCTGGGCCTGGATGGTCACGTCGAGGGCCGTGGTGGGCTCGTCGGCGATGAGCAGCTCCGGATCAAGGGAGAGGGCCATGGCGATCATCACCCGCTGCCGCATCCCTCCGCTCAGAAGATGAGGGTAGGAGTCCACCCGTTTTTCCGGCCCCGGAATGCCCACTTTCGCCAGCATTTCGACGGCCCTGTCCCGGGCTTCCCTTCGTGACATGGCTCCGTGGGCCAGGATACCCTCCACTATCTGGTCTCCCACCGTGTAGACGGGGTTCAGGGACGTCATGGGTTCCTGGAAGATCATGGAGATGTCCTTTCCCCGGATGTTCATCATCTCTTCGTTGCTCAGCTCCGCCAGGTTTCTGCCCTTGAACGTTATGCCGCCGC
The sequence above is drawn from the Aminivibrio pyruvatiphilus genome and encodes:
- a CDS encoding ABC transporter ATP-binding protein; its protein translation is MLPKTNTPLLEIRDLRVSFPSASGHIFPVDGVSLSIARGETLGLVGESGSGKSMTSLAVMGLVPRPHGKICGGGITFKGRNLAELSNEEMMNIRGKDISMIFQEPMTSLNPVYTVGDQIVEGILAHGAMSRREARDRAVEMLAKVGIPGPEKRVDSYPHLLSGGMRQRVMIAMALSLDPELLIADEPTTALDVTIQAQILDLMEGLKKERTMSVLLITHNLGIVAESAQRVAVMYAGRILEHASTEELFRTPLHPYTRGLLDSIPRMEGRVKHLRAIPGMVPSLETLPSGCKFRNRCVYAEDLCGAAEPPLHEAGPGHFVRCRRWHELRAPMEGGGAK